The sequence CAAGGAGACGCGCGGATGCGCCGAAGAGGTAAGGAAGGTCATGTCCGCGGACATGGGGGGATGAGATGGCTGGTCTCAGGAGGATGAAGGAAATGGGCTACGTGCCGCAGCGGACCTTCTTCAGCCAGATGGTCCGCGGTGGAATATCGATCTCAAGGATCATCCTTCTGAACATGAGGGAGCTGAAGCGCACCCGGGTCATTCCAGATGATGCGGAGCGCTACGTCCTGCCGAAACTGCAGTACTCCATCCCGGTCTACAGGGAAGGAATGAGGTACTGCGATAAGGACGAGAAGTACCTGAGACCGACCCTGCACTGCGATTCCCATGACCCTCTGGTCATCGCCATGGCCAACGAGCTCGGGGCGTTCCAGGTGTCCGACCGCGAGTTCGCCGAGCGGGCATTCCATTTTGTCAAAGAGAATTTGATGCTGGATGAGCGTCCGATGAACCCGGTCGCGGACACGCTGGGGCGCGGGACCGGGACCTGCTTCCATCTCATCAGCGCCTACATCGCCCTCTGCCGTTGTGCCGGAATCAAGGCCAGGTACAAGATATTCTCGATGAAGATGATCCCATCATGGTATGATGTGGTCATCCAGCCCGACCCGTTCATCAAAAGATGGTATGATACCTTGGGGTATTTCGTCCTGGAGGGCGAAGGGGAGGTCTTCGTGGACGGCGAATGGCTGGTGGCCAACGTCACTCCCGAGGCGGAATGGCAGGCGGCAGCCGGTACGGCGATCAACAAGCTGGGAGAGGATTCCATCGGCAGCTGGTACAATGCCGTGCCCGGCACGATCATGCGCATGGAATCGATACCCTACGGGTTCGCGGCATCGCTCGAGGTCCTCCATATCGTTTCACCGGGATCTATGGAGCGGGTCAACATAAGCATCAAGAAACAGAAAGAGCTGGGCCGCAGGATCATCGAATCAGCCGGCGGGGTCGACGCTTATGACAGGATCGCCCGTTCGAGACAGGGGTTCAAGTGCCCCAAGGTCATGCTCGAGCTTAAGAAACAGATAGTGTTCGACGACTAAGTGCTCGTTCTCGATGATCAGGGTAGCCTGATCGAATTAGGACACTTCTGACAATATCGCTGATGGTTCGAGCGATAGTCACCACTGGTGATCCATCAACTATTGAAGTTTTTCACTATGTAACAATCGATAATTATTTGACTCTCCCCGACTCAATAGGGCGCCTGATGAACGAGAACGAAGGCGAAGGATCCGATAGGCCATCCAGGAAGATCAGTATCGTCAAGGATGGGCCGTATATCGTGAATGGATGGGTGCCACTTGCCAAGGAGTACATAGTAAGGGACAAGGACGGCGTCCCGAAGGAATGGAAGAGAGGGTCGAAATACCCAGTCACCGAGACCCACGCTTTATGTCGATGCGGCGGATCGTCCACCAAGCCTTTCTGTGACGGTACCCACGCCAAGATCAAGTTTGACGGGACGGAAGAGGCCAGCCGGGATCCCTATATATCGAACGCCGGCCTGATCGAAGGTCCCGAGATCGACATGAACGACAATCGTGACCTCTGCGCAGGACAGCAATTCTGCCATCGGGCCGGTGGGGTCTGGGACCTGGTGGAGAAGAACGGGGACCCGAATGCAAAGGACCTTGTGGTCGAGATAACAGGCCAGTGCCCGACGGGACGCCTGGTGGCACGATGCAAAGACGGGAAGGACATCGAACCCGCCTTGCCGAAGGAGATCACCCTGACGGAGGATCCTTACCGTCGGGTAAGCGGCCCCCTTTGGGTCAAGGGCGGGATCCCGATCATCTCGGCAGACAACACCCAGTATGAAGTTAGGAACCGTGTCACCCTCTGCCGTTGCGGGCATTCAGAGAACAAGCCTTTCTGCGACGGGACCCATATCGGGGAGGGATTCAAGGATGGGGATGATGCCATCAGCAGTTCCAGACCGGTGAAGCCCAGATCCGCGGAACCGAAGTCCTGATCTCAGGAACAACATAACGTTCAAGATAGAGATTGATGAATATGACACGCCGGCCAGGGTGTGAAGGAATGGGACAATCTTAGGGGGAAAGTCTCAGGGCCGGTCGTGTAATCATCTATTGCCGCACACACCTAATCTGCCTTCCGACACGGATATCAATCTCACGAATGAGAATGAATTACCTGGCTATATGAGATCATTGGATCGGAACGATGTCCTCGAAAATTGAACCAGCTCAAGAAGTCCTTTCTCGAGAGCCGGGCGTCTCATTTGCCGTACGGGGACAAATGGACCTCATCGGGTTCGCGATGGTATTTGTTCCTTCTACCGGATTTCTGTAACAATCGCTAACCTTAATATATCGAAATCCCTCCCACAATTCAATAACCGTATTGAACAATGGTGGTAGGGGACATGAAGACAGCAACTGGCAAGGGACTTCTGATTTTAGTTACATTTTCATTGATCGTTTCGATCTTCGCTTCGGTCGGAACGATCGGTGATGTGCAGGCGAGCGGACCGACCTATTCTTCGCATGGGCCGATCTCAATTACCAGCCACGGCGACCTTTTGACCCTTAAATCGTCAGGCACTATCACTGGATCGGGAACAGTGACCGATCCGTTCGTCATCAACGGGTACGACATAACCGGCACGGGCGGAGCATGCATCAATGTCTATAACATAACCGACTACCTGGTCATCAGCAACTGCTACTTGCATGGTAACTCGTATGGGGTCGAGATATCGAGATCGAGTCACATAACCGTGACCAACAGCAATTGTAGCGACAACGTCCGCTATGGTATCTGGCTGGACTACTCCGGGAACAATACCTTGACCAATAACGTCTGCATAGTGGGGGCTCACGGCATCTACACGGTCGCCTCGAGCGATAACATCATGGAGAACAACACGTGCAGAGCGACCGCGGCATGCGCCGTAATGCTGGCCGGCGCCTCTAGTAGGAATATATTCTCTAACAACACCTGTTACTCCAGTGGTGACAATGGTCTATACGTGCTCAATTACTCAGATTACAACATCATATCGAATAACGTTTTCAAGAACAACAGAGGGCACGGCATCCATCTTGCCAACGCACATCATAACGAAGTCTATGGCAACGACATTATCGATAACAATGGATCGTCGTCGGTGTACAATGCATTGCATCCGCAAGCGGCTGATACAGGTATCGGAAACCATTGGAACACTGGATCGTACGGCAATTATTGGAGCGACTGGACGACACCGGACGTCAACGGTGACGGCATAGTTGATAACCCATATCCGATCGGCGAGGGCAGCAGTCTGGATAACTACCCCCTCGTCAACATCCACAATTCAATTACCGTTCCAGGTGCTCCGACCGGTCTGACCGCCACCGCCGGCAATGGACAGGCAAGTCTCATATGGAATGCGCCGGGCAACGGCGGAGCGGCGATCGACTATTACATCGTCTATCGTGGCGGGACGGATGTCAATCATTCGACAACGACCAGCTTCACCGATATGGGGCTCACCGACGGTGTCACGTATTCCTATGCGATCGCAGCGCATAACATTGCAGGGCTAGGAGCCCAGTCGTCGCTGGCGATCGTAACGCCACTGGCAGTCCCGGACGCTCCAACATCTTTGACCGCAACGCCCACCGATGGTCAGGTGTCACTATCCTGGACCGTCCCAGCAAGCGATGGAGGGGCGGCTATCGAGTATTATCTGGTCTATGTTGACGGGACCGCCGGTCCGGACCATTACACGACCACCTCCGCGACCATCACCGGTCTGACCAACGGCCAGTCGTACAGTTTCACCGTGGCGGCGCACAACTCAGCCGGAAACGGATCTCAAAGCGGTCCAGCAACAGCCATTCCCTTCACTATCCCGGGAACGCCAGGTGTACCAACCGCCGTTCCGGGCAGCACACAGGTGTCACTATCCTGGACCGCACCAGCAAGCGATGGAGGGGCGGCGATCGAGTATTATCTGGTCTATGTTGACGGGACCGCCGGCCCGGACCATTACACAACCACCTCCGTTACCATCACCGGTCTGACCAACGGCCAGTCGTACAGTTTCACCGTTGCGGCGCACAACTCAGCCGGAAATGGATCGCAGACCTCCGGCGTCTCGGCAACTCCTGCTACAGCCTCAACTGTTCCAGGCACCCCTACCGGACTGACCGCCACTACAGGCAACTCTCAGGTATCTCTGTCCTGGACCGCACCAGCAAGCGATGGGGGAGCGGCCATAGATTATTACATCATCTATCAGGACGGGGTTGATGTTCAACACCCGACGGGTGCTATCTATATGATCACAGGGCTCACCAATGGACAGGTCTACAGTTACACCGTTGCTGCACACAACTCCGTTGGTACTGGTCTACAGTCATCAGCAGTGACGGCCACGCCCTCTACTGCCCCGGCCGCTCCTGGTGTTCCAACCGGTCTTTCCATCATTCCAGGAAACGCTGAGGTTTCCATCTCATGGGCAGCGCCGACCAGCAATGGGGGCGCATCGATCGATTACTACATAGTCTTCCAGGACGGGTTCGATGTTGCCCATTCTGCCACAAGCTCAATAACGGTTACTGGGCTGACCAACGGGCAGTCCTATGCCTTTACCGTGGCGGCCCACAACTCCATTGGTGTGGGCCCTCAGACATCTGGTGTTTCGGCGATCCCGCTCCAGACCCCCGGTGTCCCAACTGGGTTGACCGTGACCTCGGGTAATTCCCAGGTATCCATTTCATGGTCCGCGCCAACTAGCGATGGGGGAGCGGTCATAGATTATTATGTTGTCTATGTCAACGGGATCGTCAGGTCAGAGCACTACACAACAACATCGACAACTGTTAACGGCCTAACGAATGGGCAGTCCTATACCTTTACCGTGGCGGCCCATAACTCAGCCGGAACCGGGGCACAGACATCTGCGGTAACAGCGACGCCTGATGTGGATGTCGCCGTACCAGGAGTGCCGACCAATCTGATCACCATGGCCGGTACAGGAACGGTTAAGTTGTCATGGACGGCTCCATCAGGAGGGGCAGTCGATTATTACATCGTTTACCAGAACGGCGTCGATGTGGCTCATCCGACCACCAACTTCACGACCATCCAGGGATTGACCAGCGGGGAGAACTATTCCTTTGCAGTGGCAGCCCATAACTCAGGCGGTGTTGGGGGGCAGACCCCAGTCCACAATATTTCGCCCATAGCGGCGGGCTCTGCATCTGGGGACGACAACACTGCCTTGGTCTCAGTGGTCCTGGCACTTCTGCTGGCGGCGATCGTCGCGGCAGTTCTGATAGTGAGAAGAAAGCGGAAAGCGTAGTGAGGACGATGGAGAAGTTATAGCCGAGACCGGGGGGCCTCTCCTTGGGGGGGCCTCGGTCAAGGCCGTTGCGCCTTTCTCTATGATACGGGGGCACCGAGGGACTTGCTGTCCAGATGAAATGCCGGAGATCATGAAGAAGGACAGGAAGAATGGTAAGAGTTACTATGATCCAGATTATCTAATCGGGTGATTTTCGAGATTGGGATGTCCTTTGTAGAATTGTTCAAACAGATCAATTCAAGATATTTTCGAGATTAATTATAAGATGACTTTTATTGTATAATGGTCCGATAAGAATGAGATCCAGCTCCAATCGAATAGCCACTCGACTCATCGCGGCCAATCTCTTGGTGCTGCCAGTCTTGGTATTATTGAGTACATTAACGACCTCTAACGTATCGGCCGCAGACGTATCTGGTTCCTGGTCATCCAATATCTCCGGCAATGGTTACATCCAGACCAGCAATATCATCGACACGAACTCCGATGTCGAGTTGGTTTTATCTCAGAGCGGAAGCACAGTGAACGGCACGATTACCACCACCTTTACCTATTCCTATCTTCATCCTGGATACGAATCTTGGCAGAAACCAGCCATTGGGCAGAAGAACATGAACACCGTGAGCGGAACCATGTCCGGTTCAACCCTGACCTTGAACTGCTACACGCCGGCATCCTCGGGAACGACCAACGGTATTAGCTGGATTTCCCCTGCAACCACCACAACATGGACCCTCTATCAAAACGGGGACAAATTGACTGGAAGCGGGACATATGTCGCAGCCGGAATAACCTATAGTTATACATTTGATCTAGTGGTGGCGGAACGCTACCATACCGTGGTTAATGGGAACACGGTCAAGGTCGATTATGTAGGCAAGCTTCCAGACGGAAGAGTCTTCGACACTTCGCTCGCGAGCGTTGCGAACGATGCGTCAGTTCCAAAATCATTATCTTTCGTCCTTAGGTCGAATTCATCCTACTCACCTCTGTCGTTCACCGTTGGATCGGGTTCATTGATCGCCGGATTCAACAATGCGGTGATCGGGATGAAGATCGGAGAGACCAAGACGGTCACTATTCCCCCTTCGGAGGCATATGGAAACCTGGTCCTGAGCAAGGTCACCAACTTCAATCTCACCGAGACCAAGAACGTCTATGAGAACATGTCGTTCTCCCAGTTCATAACCAAATATTCCGTAACGGCCGTGGCTGGGATGACGGTCACCGACCCGGTCTACAAGTGGCCGGTCAAGGTGCTGCTGGCCAACTCGGACGCCGACATCGTTAGGATACAGAACTCGCCGGTACAGGGACAGAGCTACTTGATATACAGCAACACTGCCCAGAAAGCAACCGGCTGGAACATCACCGTCACGAGCGTCAACCCGTCCATCTCCTTCGCTGGACAGATCGTACTGGTCCACGATATAACTGATTTGGACGCAGGCAGGATCCTCGGTGTCGATTTGAAGGGCACGGCTTTTATCCTAGACAATGTGA is a genomic window of Methanomassiliicoccales archaeon containing:
- a CDS encoding transglutaminase domain-containing protein; amino-acid sequence: MAGLRRMKEMGYVPQRTFFSQMVRGGISISRIILLNMRELKRTRVIPDDAERYVLPKLQYSIPVYREGMRYCDKDEKYLRPTLHCDSHDPLVIAMANELGAFQVSDREFAERAFHFVKENLMLDERPMNPVADTLGRGTGTCFHLISAYIALCRCAGIKARYKIFSMKMIPSWYDVVIQPDPFIKRWYDTLGYFVLEGEGEVFVDGEWLVANVTPEAEWQAAAGTAINKLGEDSIGSWYNAVPGTIMRMESIPYGFAASLEVLHIVSPGSMERVNISIKKQKELGRRIIESAGGVDAYDRIARSRQGFKCPKVMLELKKQIVFDD
- a CDS encoding CDGSH iron-sulfur domain-containing protein, which gives rise to MNENEGEGSDRPSRKISIVKDGPYIVNGWVPLAKEYIVRDKDGVPKEWKRGSKYPVTETHALCRCGGSSTKPFCDGTHAKIKFDGTEEASRDPYISNAGLIEGPEIDMNDNRDLCAGQQFCHRAGGVWDLVEKNGDPNAKDLVVEITGQCPTGRLVARCKDGKDIEPALPKEITLTEDPYRRVSGPLWVKGGIPIISADNTQYEVRNRVTLCRCGHSENKPFCDGTHIGEGFKDGDDAISSSRPVKPRSAEPKS
- a CDS encoding fibronectin type III domain-containing protein, with protein sequence MKTATGKGLLILVTFSLIVSIFASVGTIGDVQASGPTYSSHGPISITSHGDLLTLKSSGTITGSGTVTDPFVINGYDITGTGGACINVYNITDYLVISNCYLHGNSYGVEISRSSHITVTNSNCSDNVRYGIWLDYSGNNTLTNNVCIVGAHGIYTVASSDNIMENNTCRATAACAVMLAGASSRNIFSNNTCYSSGDNGLYVLNYSDYNIISNNVFKNNRGHGIHLANAHHNEVYGNDIIDNNGSSSVYNALHPQAADTGIGNHWNTGSYGNYWSDWTTPDVNGDGIVDNPYPIGEGSSLDNYPLVNIHNSITVPGAPTGLTATAGNGQASLIWNAPGNGGAAIDYYIVYRGGTDVNHSTTTSFTDMGLTDGVTYSYAIAAHNIAGLGAQSSLAIVTPLAVPDAPTSLTATPTDGQVSLSWTVPASDGGAAIEYYLVYVDGTAGPDHYTTTSATITGLTNGQSYSFTVAAHNSAGNGSQSGPATAIPFTIPGTPGVPTAVPGSTQVSLSWTAPASDGGAAIEYYLVYVDGTAGPDHYTTTSVTITGLTNGQSYSFTVAAHNSAGNGSQTSGVSATPATASTVPGTPTGLTATTGNSQVSLSWTAPASDGGAAIDYYIIYQDGVDVQHPTGAIYMITGLTNGQVYSYTVAAHNSVGTGLQSSAVTATPSTAPAAPGVPTGLSIIPGNAEVSISWAAPTSNGGASIDYYIVFQDGFDVAHSATSSITVTGLTNGQSYAFTVAAHNSIGVGPQTSGVSAIPLQTPGVPTGLTVTSGNSQVSISWSAPTSDGGAVIDYYVVYVNGIVRSEHYTTTSTTVNGLTNGQSYTFTVAAHNSAGTGAQTSAVTATPDVDVAVPGVPTNLITMAGTGTVKLSWTAPSGGAVDYYIVYQNGVDVAHPTTNFTTIQGLTSGENYSFAVAAHNSGGVGGQTPVHNISPIAAGSASGDDNTALVSVVLALLLAAIVAAVLIVRRKRKA